A single window of Flavobacterium aestivum DNA harbors:
- a CDS encoding DUF3108 domain-containing protein yields MKKIAIFLLLVVILGFDTQKEEAFSVGEFLKYKVHYGIINAGYATIEVKDASLNDQSTYHVIGRGYSTGMTKFFFKVEDVYESYINKNTRNPYRFVRKINEGGYTKNQEGFFDQKSNKVTVKDYKHSTEKTFDFSKNTQDILSSFYYLRNYPNINKIKSGESVIIDMFFDNETTKFKLKFIGREDITTKFGIVSTMIFKPLVQSGRVFKEEESLTIWISDDYNKIPVRIKASLLVGSLKADLEDYRGLRNPFKLKLK; encoded by the coding sequence ATGAAAAAAATTGCAATTTTCTTATTACTGGTGGTAATCTTAGGTTTTGATACACAAAAAGAAGAAGCTTTTTCAGTTGGAGAATTTCTAAAGTATAAAGTGCATTACGGAATAATAAATGCAGGTTACGCTACAATCGAAGTAAAAGATGCTTCACTTAACGATCAATCAACTTATCATGTTATTGGCAGGGGTTATTCTACAGGAATGACAAAATTCTTTTTTAAAGTCGAAGATGTGTATGAGAGTTATATTAACAAGAACACAAGAAACCCTTATAGATTTGTTCGAAAGATAAATGAAGGCGGATATACCAAAAATCAAGAAGGATTCTTTGATCAGAAATCGAATAAAGTAACGGTAAAAGACTATAAACACAGTACCGAAAAAACATTTGATTTTTCTAAAAATACACAAGATATTTTGTCTTCATTTTATTATTTAAGAAATTACCCAAACATTAATAAAATAAAATCTGGAGAATCCGTTATTATTGACATGTTTTTTGATAATGAGACTACAAAATTTAAGTTAAAATTCATAGGAAGAGAAGATATTACAACTAAATTTGGCATTGTTTCTACAATGATTTTTAAGCCTTTAGTGCAATCTGGACGTGTGTTTAAAGAAGAGGAAAGTTTAACGATTTGGATTTCAGATGACTACAATAAAATACCTGTTAGAATAAAAGCAAGTCTTTTGGTAGGATCCCTTAAGGCAGATTTGGAAGATTACAGAGGGTTAAGAAATCCGTTTAAATTAAAATTAAAATGA
- a CDS encoding homogentisate 1,2-dioxygenase, with the protein MPIYHKLGNIPPKRHTQFEKPNGGLYYEQLFGTEGFHGHSSLSYHIHRPTQVKEILKSYSVEPKIAIGKNIKSLLLKGFELKPEDDFLDSRKAMLVNRDCIIGLAAPRKSLTTYFYKNADADEMIFIHKGKGKLRTMLGNIPFEYGDYLIIPRGIIYQIEFETEDNRLFYVESYAPFYTPKRYKNESGQHLEHSPFCERDFILPNELESHDEKGDFVIKMKKEGMMHEVVYATHPFDVVGWDGYNFPYGFSIHDFEPITGRVHQPPPVHQTFETSTFVVCSFVPRLYDYHPKAIPAPYNHSNIDSDEVLYYVDGDFMSRNNIEQGHITLHPKGIPHGPAPGAMERSIGHKDTQELAVMVDTFRPLMVTEEAMGIDDGQYYKSWVE; encoded by the coding sequence ATGCCAATATATCATAAACTAGGAAACATTCCTCCTAAAAGACACACCCAGTTTGAAAAACCAAATGGAGGGCTGTATTACGAACAACTATTTGGAACAGAGGGTTTTCATGGTCATTCTTCCTTGTCTTACCACATTCACAGACCAACTCAGGTCAAAGAAATTCTAAAATCATATTCAGTTGAGCCTAAAATCGCAATTGGGAAAAACATAAAATCATTATTGCTAAAAGGTTTTGAGTTAAAACCAGAAGATGATTTCTTGGACAGTCGCAAAGCAATGTTGGTTAATAGAGACTGTATTATAGGGCTAGCAGCACCGAGAAAATCATTAACAACTTATTTCTATAAAAATGCCGATGCCGATGAAATGATCTTCATTCATAAAGGCAAAGGAAAACTTAGAACCATGCTTGGGAATATTCCTTTTGAGTATGGAGATTATTTGATTATACCACGCGGAATCATTTATCAAATAGAGTTTGAAACCGAAGATAATCGTTTGTTTTATGTAGAATCCTATGCACCATTTTATACGCCAAAACGTTATAAAAATGAATCAGGACAACACTTAGAGCATTCACCTTTTTGCGAACGCGATTTTATTTTGCCAAACGAATTAGAATCACATGACGAAAAAGGCGATTTTGTTATCAAAATGAAAAAAGAAGGAATGATGCATGAAGTAGTTTATGCAACACATCCTTTTGATGTAGTGGGTTGGGATGGTTATAATTTCCCATACGGATTTAGTATACATGACTTCGAGCCAATTACCGGACGTGTACACCAACCACCACCAGTTCATCAAACCTTTGAGACCAGTACTTTTGTAGTTTGTTCTTTCGTGCCAAGACTATACGATTATCACCCCAAAGCCATTCCGGCACCATACAATCATAGCAATATAGATAGTGACGAAGTGTTGTATTATGTAGATGGTGATTTTATGAGCCGTAACAATATAGAACAAGGGCACATTACCTTACACCCTAAAGGAATTCCACATGGTCCCGCTCCAGGTGCTATGGAACGCAGTATAGGACATAAGGATACACAGGAATTGGCCGTAATGGTCGATACCTTCCGACCACTTATGGTAACTGAAGAAGCTATGGGTATAGACGATGGGCAATACTATAAATCTTGGGTAGAGTAA
- the hppD gene encoding 4-hydroxyphenylpyruvate dioxygenase, with translation MAKEIKSVEYGLEKIFEGAQDFLPLLGTDYVEFYVGNAKQSAHYYKTAFGYQSLAYAGLETGVKDRASYVLKQDKIRIVLTTPLTQDSPLHDHLKKHGDGVKVAALWVEDARSAYEETMKRGARSFMEPTVEKDEFGEVVRSGIYTYGETVHIFVERKNYNGIFLPGYKEWKSDYNPEPTGLKYIDHMVGNVGWNEMNTWVKFYEDVMGFVNFLSFDDKQINTEYSALMSKVMSNGNGRIKFPINEPAEGKKKSQIEEYLDFYGGPGVQHIAIATDDIIKTVSQLKARGVEFLSPPPHTYYEAIPERLGVHMDMMKEDLDEIEKLAIMVDADEDGYLLQIFTKPVQDRPTLFFEIIQRMGAKGFGAGNFKALFESIEREQQLRGTL, from the coding sequence ATGGCAAAAGAAATAAAATCAGTAGAATACGGATTAGAAAAAATATTCGAAGGGGCGCAAGATTTCCTTCCGCTTTTAGGAACGGATTATGTCGAATTCTACGTAGGTAACGCAAAACAATCGGCACATTATTATAAAACAGCTTTTGGATATCAATCATTAGCCTATGCCGGATTAGAAACAGGAGTAAAAGACAGAGCTTCTTATGTATTAAAGCAAGATAAAATCAGAATCGTTTTAACCACTCCATTAACACAGGATTCTCCTCTTCACGACCATTTGAAAAAACATGGCGATGGTGTAAAAGTAGCAGCACTTTGGGTAGAAGATGCAAGGAGTGCATATGAAGAAACCATGAAGCGTGGTGCTCGCTCTTTTATGGAGCCAACTGTTGAGAAAGATGAGTTTGGAGAAGTAGTACGTTCTGGTATCTATACCTATGGAGAAACAGTTCATATTTTTGTGGAAAGAAAAAACTACAACGGTATTTTCTTGCCAGGATATAAAGAATGGAAATCAGATTACAACCCAGAACCAACAGGTCTGAAATATATTGACCACATGGTAGGAAATGTGGGTTGGAACGAAATGAACACTTGGGTGAAGTTTTACGAAGATGTAATGGGATTTGTAAATTTCCTTTCTTTTGATGATAAACAAATCAATACAGAGTATTCGGCTTTGATGAGTAAAGTAATGTCAAACGGAAACGGAAGAATCAAATTTCCAATCAATGAACCAGCCGAAGGAAAGAAAAAATCACAAATCGAGGAATATTTAGACTTCTATGGTGGACCTGGAGTGCAGCACATTGCTATTGCAACAGATGATATTATAAAAACAGTATCTCAACTAAAAGCAAGAGGAGTAGAGTTTTTGTCACCACCGCCACATACCTATTATGAAGCAATCCCAGAGAGATTAGGTGTGCATATGGATATGATGAAAGAGGATTTAGACGAAATAGAAAAACTAGCCATTATGGTAGATGCCGATGAAGATGGTTATTTATTGCAAATTTTTACTAAACCGGTTCAAGATCGTCCTACTTTGTTTTTTGAGATTATTCAAAGAATGGGAGCGAAAGGCTTTGGTGCAGGAAACTTCAAAGCGCTTTTTGAGTCTATAGAACGTGAACAGCAATTGCGAGGAACGTTATAA
- a CDS encoding four helix bundle protein codes for MTFNEKYKDNALLIKTFNFALNIIDYTSELQEQKKFVIANQLLKSGTSIGANSKESQNAESKADFIHKLKIAIKEADETEYWLFICDAHKSFPNCKDLLNELSEILKILNKIIATTKMKN; via the coding sequence ATGACCTTTAACGAAAAGTACAAAGACAATGCACTTTTAATAAAAACCTTCAATTTCGCATTAAATATAATTGATTATACAAGTGAACTTCAGGAACAAAAGAAATTCGTAATTGCCAATCAATTATTAAAAAGCGGAACATCAATTGGAGCAAATTCAAAAGAATCACAAAATGCCGAAAGCAAAGCAGATTTTATTCATAAATTAAAAATCGCTATTAAAGAAGCAGATGAAACTGAATATTGGCTGTTCATATGTGATGCTCATAAAAGTTTTCCAAATTGTAAAGATTTATTAAATGAGTTGTCAGAAATTTTAAAAATATTAAACAAAATAATAGCAACAACAAAAATGAAAAATTAG
- a CDS encoding tryptophan 2,3-dioxygenase family protein, producing MTIKDTTASILEEIEQKYQAIGQKTETHLEGLLWSKPITYWDYIQTDALLNLQVQRTTLPDEMVFIMYHQVNELLFKMILWEMRQISHAESLTTDFFTERLMRVSRYFDMLTTSFDIMGDGMEVDQYMKFRNTLTPASGFQSAQYRMIEIASTDLINLIDYRFRATIDRNTPYEHALDHMYWQAAGKDHQTGEKSYLLLEFERKYKAAFITQMQEYNTINLWQKFKQLPESDQKNPELIKAMRHYDHTVNITWVMGHLNAARKYIDSGKGDGEATGGSDWKKYMHPKYQRRIFFPELWSEDELANWGVEK from the coding sequence ATGACAATAAAAGATACTACTGCATCAATTTTAGAAGAAATTGAACAAAAATACCAAGCTATAGGTCAAAAAACGGAAACTCATCTAGAAGGATTGCTTTGGTCAAAGCCAATAACATATTGGGATTATATTCAAACGGATGCTCTATTGAATTTACAAGTTCAAAGAACAACATTGCCTGATGAAATGGTTTTTATTATGTATCATCAAGTAAACGAATTGCTTTTTAAAATGATACTGTGGGAAATGCGTCAAATCTCACATGCAGAATCCCTAACTACTGATTTTTTTACCGAAAGATTAATGAGAGTGAGTCGTTACTTTGATATGCTTACCACATCGTTTGATATCATGGGAGACGGAATGGAAGTGGATCAGTACATGAAATTTAGAAACACACTTACTCCGGCAAGTGGTTTTCAAAGTGCACAATATAGGATGATAGAGATTGCTTCTACAGACTTAATCAATCTTATAGATTATCGTTTCCGAGCAACTATCGATAGGAATACACCTTACGAGCATGCCTTAGATCACATGTACTGGCAGGCAGCTGGGAAAGATCATCAAACGGGTGAAAAATCATATTTGCTTTTAGAATTTGAACGCAAATATAAAGCGGCATTTATAACTCAAATGCAAGAATACAATACTATAAACCTTTGGCAAAAATTCAAACAATTGCCAGAATCAGATCAAAAAAATCCAGAACTGATAAAAGCTATGCGTCATTACGACCATACCGTAAACATTACGTGGGTTATGGGGCACTTGAATGCGGCCAGAAAATATATAGATAGCGGAAAAGGTGATGGAGAGGCTACAGGAGGAAGTGATTGGAAAAAATACATGCACCCAAAATACCAAAGAAGAATTTTCTTCCCGGAATTATGGAGTGAAGATGAACTTGCCAATTGGGGTGTAGAAAAATAA
- a CDS encoding patatin-like phospholipase family protein — MRIEARAKSHKPKVKINFVNIQLTIVDSRLFSILICLLFVTFCLLPFTLQAQDTAPKRPKIGLVLSGGGAKGFAHIGVLNVLEDAGVKIDYIGGTSMGAVIGGLYATGYNAKQIDSIISVTNFSNVLNDYIPRSSKNFYEKRNDELYALTLPFNKFSIGAPEALSKGMYNFNLLSRLTLPVRHVRDFSELPTSFLCVGTNIALGEQVVFDKGVLAQAITGSSSLPSIFAPVMIDDNLIIDGGVINNYPIEEVRKMGADIIIGVDVQSGLLSKDELRSASKIFFQITNLQMIERMKVNAKFTEIYIKPDIKNYGVVSFDKAAEIIKKGEDATFAVYEKIDLLVDKANPYYKNRLKVKSDSLTIVDVKINELKNYSRDYIIGKLNFKPGSKISFKNLETGINNLNATQNFSAVSYYFEKNGEYDDLILTLTESPVKTNLKFGLHYDGLYKSAILANVTNKKTFLKNDFLSADLVLGDNVRYYFDYYIDNGFQLSYGFKSQMNRFNKNIPVSVITYNASGTNSINIDYLDLSNQLYIQSVFAQKFLIGIGAEFEYLDITSETLESDRVITKSNYFSLFSYLKYDSYDNKYFPKKGWYFSGNPQFYMFSSESSANFEPFSIISAEAGIAKTIFKHATIKLQAEAGASIGSKSLPYFDFILGGYGFNNTNNFKYFYGYDYLSIAANSYLETTITLDYEILKKNHLNFSANYANLDDNLYDSLDWISWPKYSGYALGYGLETVIGPVEVKYSWSPETSKSYLWFTVGFIF, encoded by the coding sequence ATGAGAATTGAGGCAAGAGCCAAAAGTCATAAGCCAAAAGTCAAAATAAACTTTGTCAATATTCAGTTGACAATTGTTGATAGCCGCCTATTTTCTATATTGATTTGTTTGTTGTTTGTTACCTTTTGTCTTTTACCTTTTACTTTACAAGCTCAGGATACAGCTCCAAAAAGACCTAAAATAGGTTTGGTATTGAGCGGAGGAGGAGCCAAAGGATTTGCTCACATAGGTGTTTTAAATGTACTCGAAGATGCCGGAGTAAAGATAGATTATATTGGAGGAACTAGTATGGGCGCAGTTATTGGTGGGCTCTATGCAACGGGTTATAATGCTAAACAAATAGACTCCATTATTAGTGTAACCAATTTTAGTAATGTACTAAACGATTATATTCCTCGATCTTCCAAGAATTTTTATGAAAAGAGAAATGATGAATTGTATGCCTTGACGCTTCCGTTCAATAAATTTAGTATTGGTGCTCCAGAGGCATTGTCAAAAGGGATGTATAATTTCAATCTATTAAGTAGATTAACGTTGCCTGTCCGACATGTTCGGGATTTTAGCGAACTACCAACTTCTTTTTTATGTGTAGGAACCAATATAGCACTTGGGGAACAAGTAGTTTTTGACAAAGGAGTTTTGGCACAAGCAATAACAGGGAGCTCTTCTTTACCATCTATATTTGCACCGGTAATGATTGATGATAACCTTATTATAGACGGGGGAGTAATCAATAATTATCCTATCGAAGAAGTTCGAAAAATGGGAGCCGATATAATAATAGGAGTCGATGTACAATCGGGATTGCTCAGTAAAGATGAACTAAGAAGTGCTTCAAAAATCTTTTTTCAAATCACTAATCTGCAAATGATTGAAAGAATGAAAGTAAATGCGAAATTTACAGAAATCTATATCAAACCTGACATAAAAAATTATGGAGTGGTTAGTTTTGATAAAGCTGCAGAAATTATAAAAAAGGGAGAAGATGCCACTTTTGCAGTATATGAAAAGATTGATCTTTTGGTGGATAAAGCAAATCCTTATTACAAAAACAGATTAAAAGTAAAGTCTGATAGTTTAACAATTGTTGATGTTAAGATTAATGAATTGAAAAATTATTCCAGAGATTATATTATTGGAAAGTTGAACTTTAAGCCAGGATCTAAAATAAGTTTTAAAAACCTAGAAACTGGAATAAATAATCTTAATGCTACCCAAAATTTTAGTGCCGTAAGCTATTATTTTGAGAAAAACGGAGAATATGATGATTTGATTCTCACATTAACCGAAAGTCCCGTAAAAACCAATTTGAAGTTTGGCTTGCATTATGATGGTTTGTATAAAAGTGCAATTTTGGCCAATGTAACCAATAAAAAGACGTTTTTAAAAAATGATTTTTTATCTGCCGATTTGGTTTTGGGAGATAATGTCCGATATTATTTTGACTACTATATTGATAATGGATTTCAATTGAGTTATGGATTTAAGTCTCAAATGAATCGATTTAATAAAAACATTCCGGTAAGTGTGATAACTTATAATGCAAGTGGAACAAATTCTATAAATATTGATTATCTAGATTTGTCCAATCAGCTTTATATTCAATCAGTATTTGCCCAAAAATTCCTTATTGGTATTGGAGCCGAATTTGAATATCTAGATATCACCTCAGAAACACTTGAGTCAGATCGGGTTATTACCAAGAGTAATTATTTTAGCCTTTTCAGTTATTTAAAATACGATTCTTACGATAATAAATATTTCCCTAAAAAGGGTTGGTACTTTTCAGGAAACCCACAATTTTATATGTTTTCTTCGGAAAGTTCAGCAAACTTCGAACCTTTTTCTATTATAAGTGCCGAAGCTGGTATTGCTAAAACAATTTTTAAGCATGCAACAATAAAACTTCAGGCAGAAGCAGGTGCCTCAATAGGAAGTAAAAGTTTGCCTTATTTTGATTTTATTTTGGGAGGTTACGGATTTAATAATACAAATAATTTCAAGTATTTTTATGGGTATGATTATCTAAGTATTGCGGCCAATAGTTATCTAGAAACGACTATAACACTTGACTATGAAATTCTCAAAAAGAATCATCTTAACTTTTCGGCAAATTATGCCAATTTAGATGATAATTTATACGATTCATTAGATTGGATTTCATGGCCAAAATATTCAGGATATGCACTGGGTTACGGATTAGAAACCGTTATTGGTCCAGTCGAAGTAAAATATTCGTGGTCCCCGGAAACCTCGAAGTCCTACCTTTGGTTCACAGTTGGATTTATATTTTAA
- the pgi gene encoding glucose-6-phosphate isomerase, with translation MALNTINPTETSAWEKLQLHYAEMQKASMSAMFQVDNSRTEKFHLKWNDFLVDYSKNRINQETIDLLLELANETGLKNAISDYFGGALINQTENRAVLHTALRAKESAVIHVDGINVMPEVYAVKNKVKSFTNEVISGQRTGYTGKPFTDVVNIGIGGSDLGPVMAVEALQYYKNHLNVHFASNVDGDHVNEIIKKLNPETTLFVIVSKTFTTQETLTNSETIKAWFLKSASQEDVAKHFVAVSTNIQKVTEFGINPDNIFPMWDWVGGRFSLWSAVGLSISLAVGFENFDELLSGANEMDEHFKTADFDKNIPVVLALLSVWYNNFFGAESEALIPYTQYLQKLAPYLQQGTMESNGKSIGRDGKPVNYETGTIIWGEPGTNAQHAFFQLIHQGTKLIPSDFIGFVKPLYGDEDHHDKLMSNFFAQTEALMNGKSEEQVQAEFDKQGLNADKAKVLLPFKVFSGNKSTNTILIQKLTPKSLGSLIAMYEHKIFVQGIIWNIFSFDQWGVELGKQLANSILEEINTKEIKKHDSSTRFLLQHFLENK, from the coding sequence ATGGCTTTAAACACAATAAACCCAACTGAAACATCAGCTTGGGAAAAACTTCAGTTGCACTATGCTGAAATGCAAAAAGCTTCAATGTCAGCAATGTTTCAGGTTGATAATTCAAGAACAGAAAAATTTCATTTGAAGTGGAATGATTTTTTGGTTGATTATTCCAAAAACAGAATTAATCAGGAAACTATTGATTTGCTTTTGGAGCTAGCAAATGAAACGGGTTTGAAAAATGCTATTTCAGATTACTTTGGAGGAGCACTTATTAATCAAACGGAAAATAGAGCGGTATTGCATACAGCTTTACGCGCCAAAGAGTCGGCTGTAATACATGTAGACGGTATTAATGTAATGCCAGAAGTATATGCTGTAAAGAATAAAGTAAAATCGTTTACAAATGAAGTAATCTCAGGGCAAAGAACAGGATATACTGGAAAACCATTTACAGATGTTGTAAATATAGGTATAGGTGGTTCGGATTTAGGACCAGTGATGGCAGTTGAGGCTTTGCAATATTATAAAAATCATTTAAATGTTCATTTTGCTTCTAATGTAGATGGTGATCACGTAAATGAAATTATTAAAAAACTTAATCCAGAGACTACCTTATTTGTAATTGTTTCAAAAACCTTTACTACTCAAGAAACTTTAACGAATTCAGAAACTATTAAAGCATGGTTTCTAAAATCGGCTAGTCAGGAAGATGTGGCTAAACATTTTGTGGCAGTTTCAACCAATATTCAAAAAGTAACTGAATTTGGGATTAATCCAGACAATATTTTCCCTATGTGGGATTGGGTTGGAGGACGTTTCTCTCTATGGAGTGCCGTGGGGCTTTCTATAAGTCTAGCAGTTGGTTTTGAAAATTTTGATGAACTGTTGAGTGGAGCTAATGAAATGGATGAGCACTTTAAAACTGCCGACTTTGATAAGAATATCCCAGTTGTATTAGCATTATTGAGTGTTTGGTATAATAATTTCTTTGGTGCCGAGAGTGAAGCTTTAATTCCATATACACAATATTTACAAAAACTAGCTCCTTATTTACAACAAGGAACTATGGAAAGTAATGGTAAGAGTATTGGTCGCGATGGAAAACCGGTGAATTATGAAACCGGAACTATTATTTGGGGAGAGCCGGGTACAAATGCTCAGCATGCCTTTTTTCAGTTAATCCATCAGGGAACCAAATTAATTCCTTCTGATTTCATTGGATTTGTAAAACCATTATACGGAGACGAAGATCATCATGATAAATTGATGTCAAACTTTTTTGCTCAAACCGAAGCCTTGATGAATGGTAAATCAGAAGAGCAAGTTCAGGCAGAGTTTGATAAGCAAGGCCTTAATGCTGATAAAGCGAAAGTGCTTCTGCCTTTCAAAGTGTTTAGTGGTAATAAGTCAACTAATACAATATTGATCCAAAAATTAACACCTAAATCTTTAGGATCTTTGATAGCTATGTATGAGCATAAAATTTTTGTACAAGGTATTATTTGGAACATCTTTAGTTTTGATCAATGGGGGGTAGAATTGGGTAAACAGCTGGCTAATTCCATATTGGAAGAAATCAATACAAAAGAGATTAAAAAACATGATAGTTCTACAAGGTTTTTACTACAACATTTCTTGGAAAACAAATAG
- a CDS encoding M23 family metallopeptidase, translating to MKQVIIILAVLFSLLSCNRNEDTLRNEPVKKQSKISDFGFTLSDYNVINDSIKSGDTFGSIVQGQNIGDKKVYDIVAQVKDTFDVRTIKINKPYTLLRSKGKTNKLNVFIYQPDPLHYYVVDLRDSIAVVHKKTKPLTLKQRTIGGVLKGSLSETLESANVEGALASRISKIFAWSVDFFKIKKGDRFGLTFTERYINDSIYDGVDSLQAAFFEYKGKIIYAFPFEQNPGSGRIEYYDEDGKTLKNFFLKTPIKFSRITSHFTSNRFHPVQQIWKAHKGTDYAAPYGTPISTTASGIVEQTGYTAGNGNFVKVKHNGTYSTQYLHMSRILVRRGQHVNQGQKIGLVGSTGLATGPHVCYRFWKNGVQVDALRLKLPNGEPMSGKNKERFLKHIEPLKFELDSVSNL from the coding sequence TTGAAACAAGTCATTATAATTTTAGCAGTATTATTTTCTTTATTGTCCTGTAATAGGAATGAAGATACCTTAAGAAATGAACCAGTAAAGAAACAGTCCAAAATAAGTGACTTCGGATTTACTTTGTCTGACTATAATGTAATTAATGATTCTATAAAATCTGGCGACACTTTTGGCAGTATTGTTCAAGGACAAAATATTGGTGACAAAAAAGTGTATGATATTGTTGCACAGGTAAAAGATACTTTTGATGTTCGCACTATTAAAATAAACAAACCGTATACCTTGCTTAGGTCTAAAGGTAAAACCAATAAACTAAATGTTTTTATTTACCAACCAGATCCTTTGCATTATTATGTAGTTGATTTGCGAGATTCTATAGCGGTCGTCCATAAAAAAACAAAGCCTTTAACCTTGAAACAAAGAACTATTGGTGGGGTATTAAAAGGCTCTTTATCCGAAACGTTAGAATCTGCAAATGTAGAAGGAGCATTGGCAAGTAGGATTTCAAAAATATTTGCATGGTCTGTCGATTTCTTTAAAATAAAAAAAGGAGATAGATTTGGATTGACTTTTACAGAAAGATATATTAATGATTCTATTTATGATGGAGTAGATAGTCTTCAGGCAGCTTTTTTTGAATATAAAGGGAAGATAATTTATGCTTTTCCCTTTGAACAAAACCCTGGTTCAGGTAGAATAGAATATTATGATGAAGATGGAAAAACACTGAAGAATTTCTTTCTTAAAACCCCAATAAAGTTTAGCCGCATTACTTCACATTTTACTTCAAATCGTTTTCATCCCGTTCAACAAATCTGGAAAGCACACAAAGGAACAGATTATGCCGCACCTTATGGAACGCCTATTTCTACAACTGCTTCCGGAATAGTAGAACAAACGGGCTACACGGCAGGGAACGGAAATTTTGTCAAGGTGAAACATAATGGAACCTATTCTACTCAATATTTACACATGTCAAGAATATTGGTAAGACGCGGTCAGCATGTCAATCAGGGGCAAAAAATAGGTTTAGTGGGAAGCACAGGATTGGCAACCGGACCACATGTATGTTATCGTTTTTGGAAAAACGGAGTGCAAGTAGATGCTCTACGATTAAAACTTCCTAATGGAGAACCGATGAGTGGAAAAAACAAAGAGCGTTTTTTGAAACATATCGAACCTTTGAAATTTGAATTAGACAGTGTTTCTAATTTATAG